The following are encoded together in the Terriglobales bacterium genome:
- a CDS encoding COX15/CtaA family protein, whose product MLASATFVLLVAGALVTSNDAGLAVPDWPTSFGSIYRIPPMVGGVRFEHSHRMIAELIGLLTIVMAVWTWRADARGWLRRLALGALALVIFQGVLGGTTVLNYLPPAVSSAHATFAQTFFCVAVLMALFTSRSWVGQDRLALRDEGTPGLRTLSVVLLVALYAQLILGAAFRHVWTKLGPTGANRIAAEQITGAYLVPHVLNALLVTALLIWVATRVLARYGNVSTLRRPATVLLFLVAAQLMLGFGAYLARVEWGRDAAQPHPFMVWSTVAHVVTGAALLGTSVVLTAQVYRNLRSQEQEEVAVASEKATA is encoded by the coding sequence GTGCTGGCGTCGGCGACCTTCGTGTTGCTGGTGGCGGGCGCGCTGGTCACCTCCAACGACGCCGGCCTGGCTGTCCCGGACTGGCCCACCTCGTTCGGCTCCATCTACCGGATCCCGCCCATGGTCGGGGGCGTCCGCTTCGAGCACAGCCACCGCATGATCGCCGAGCTCATCGGACTGCTGACCATCGTGATGGCCGTCTGGACGTGGCGCGCCGACGCGCGCGGCTGGCTGCGCCGGCTCGCGCTGGGCGCGCTCGCGCTCGTCATCTTCCAGGGCGTGCTCGGCGGGACCACGGTCTTGAATTACCTGCCGCCGGCGGTCTCGTCGGCGCACGCCACCTTCGCCCAGACGTTCTTCTGCGTCGCCGTCCTGATGGCGCTGTTCACCAGCCGGTCGTGGGTCGGGCAGGACCGCCTGGCGCTGCGCGATGAAGGCACGCCCGGGCTACGCACGCTCTCGGTCGTGCTGCTCGTCGCGCTCTACGCGCAACTGATCCTCGGCGCGGCCTTCCGCCACGTCTGGACGAAGCTCGGTCCCACCGGCGCCAACCGCATCGCCGCCGAACAGATCACCGGCGCCTACCTCGTGCCGCACGTGTTGAATGCCCTGCTCGTGACCGCGCTGCTCATCTGGGTCGCGACGCGCGTGCTCGCCCGTTACGGCAATGTCTCGACCCTGCGCCGGCCCGCCACCGTGCTGCTGTTCCTGGTCGCGGCGCAGTTGATGCTCGGCTTCGGAGCCTACCTCGCGCGCGTCGAATGGGGACGCGACGCCGCGCAGCCCCATCCCTTCATGGTCTGGAGCACGGTCGCGCACGTGGTGACCGGCGCGGCGCTGCTGGGGACCTCCGTGGTGCTGACCGCGCAGGTCTACCGCAATCTTCGTTCGCAGGAGCAGGAAGAGGTCGCAGTGGCTTCGGAGAAGGCAACCGCATGA
- a CDS encoding cytochrome b N-terminal domain-containing protein yields the protein MAEHETKDKKAPPAGGNGSNGKGLLTSLKDDVKTLPDEMKEKVKEQVEIVKDPTKTQIFTSIFRHKHDDTPRNRALGVLSNVFLHLHPAKINRDAVRYNYTWGMGGITFYLFIVLTFTGVLLMFYYHPTKVQAFRDILYLEHDVPFGKLLRNMHRWAAHLMIIAVWLHMFRVFLTGSYKKPREFNWNVGVILLVLTMLLSFTGYLLPDDQLGFWAVTVGTNMARATPLLGHEGPFGPELGMTPYNDVRFGLLGGSIVDANALLRAYIWHCIGIPIIASIFMIVHFWRVRKDGGISGPAPVILESEVKEARR from the coding sequence ATGGCAGAGCACGAGACGAAGGACAAGAAAGCGCCGCCGGCCGGTGGCAACGGCTCCAACGGCAAGGGCCTGCTCACGTCGTTGAAAGACGACGTGAAGACCCTGCCCGACGAGATGAAGGAAAAGGTGAAGGAGCAGGTCGAGATCGTCAAAGATCCGACCAAGACCCAGATCTTCACCTCCATCTTCCGGCACAAGCACGACGACACGCCCCGCAACCGCGCCCTCGGCGTGCTCTCCAACGTGTTCCTGCACCTCCACCCGGCGAAGATCAACCGCGACGCCGTCCGCTACAACTACACCTGGGGCATGGGCGGGATCACCTTCTACCTCTTCATCGTCCTCACCTTCACCGGCGTCCTGCTCATGTTCTATTACCACCCGACGAAGGTGCAGGCCTTCCGCGACATCCTGTACCTGGAGCACGACGTCCCGTTCGGCAAGCTGCTGCGCAACATGCATCGCTGGGCCGCCCACCTGATGATCATCGCGGTGTGGCTGCACATGTTCCGCGTGTTCCTGACGGGCAGCTACAAGAAGCCGCGCGAGTTCAACTGGAACGTCGGCGTCATCCTGCTGGTTTTGACGATGCTGCTCTCGTTCACCGGCTACCTGCTGCCCGACGACCAGCTCGGATTCTGGGCCGTGACCGTGGGCACCAACATGGCGCGTGCCACTCCCCTGCTCGGGCATGAGGGCCCATTCGGCCCGGAGCTGGGCATGACGCCGTACAACGACGTGCGGTTCGGATTGCTCGGCGGCTCCATCGTCGACGCGAACGCGCTCTTGCGCGCCTACATCTGGCACTGCATCGGCATTCCCATCATCGCTTCCATCTTCATGATCGTGCACTTCTGGCGCGTGCGTAAGGACGGCGGCATCAGCGGTCCCGCGCCGGTCATCCTCGAGAGCGAAGTGAAGGAGGCGCGCCGGTGA
- a CDS encoding carboxypeptidase regulatory-like domain-containing protein yields the protein MNRKWIALTALLSLLFLAALTGCGKKEETEQSTSPSADTAKPATIDKSQVAAVSGVIKFDGTAPKPTKIDMSQDPACKKTGAENMTETVVVDNGNLANVFVYVKEGLPNANFPVPTDKVTIDQQGCRYHPHVLGVMAGQTVEIKNDDDTTHNIHPSPKDNKEWNESQPPKGAPIEKTFARPEVLIPVKCNQHPWMKMYLGVVKHPYFAVTGKDGKFEIKDLPPGDYTIAAVHEKFGEQTMKVKVAPKTDVKDQTITFKAQ from the coding sequence ATGAACCGTAAATGGATAGCGCTGACCGCGCTCCTCTCCCTGTTGTTCCTCGCGGCTCTGACCGGTTGCGGCAAGAAGGAAGAGACCGAGCAGAGCACCTCCCCTAGCGCCGATACCGCCAAGCCGGCCACCATCGACAAGAGCCAGGTGGCCGCCGTCTCGGGCGTCATCAAGTTCGACGGCACCGCGCCCAAGCCGACCAAGATCGACATGAGCCAGGATCCCGCCTGCAAGAAGACCGGCGCGGAGAATATGACCGAGACCGTGGTCGTCGACAACGGCAACCTCGCCAACGTCTTCGTCTACGTCAAGGAAGGCCTGCCCAACGCCAACTTCCCCGTCCCGACGGACAAGGTCACCATCGACCAGCAGGGCTGCCGCTACCATCCCCACGTGCTGGGCGTGATGGCCGGCCAGACGGTCGAGATCAAGAACGACGACGACACCACCCACAACATCCACCCCTCGCCCAAGGACAACAAGGAGTGGAACGAATCGCAGCCGCCGAAGGGCGCTCCCATCGAGAAGACCTTCGCCCGTCCCGAGGTACTGATCCCGGTGAAGTGCAACCAGCACCCCTGGATGAAGATGTACCTCGGCGTGGTGAAGCACCCGTACTTCGCCGTGACCGGCAAGGACGGCAAGTTCGAGATCAAGGACCTGCCACCGGGCGATTACACCATCGCCGCCGTGCACGAGAAGTTCGGCGAGCAGACCATGAAGGTCAAGGTCGCGCCCAAGACGGACGTGAAGGACCAGACCATCACCTTCAAGGCCCAGTAA
- a CDS encoding tetratricopeptide repeat protein, translating into MQRTLAAVMTFLLLASQSWATCGGGGGGGTGGMSRGGIDPSLAPATYQVPWRLVEPKDVPKDGLVVYWFPTGDLELRNSSLRESRLLSLYAQQCVTMGVVDVRNEIGAKYVMKGTLPVVVLVQASDGAELDRLENTEGKLKVGDVEKLVEKEVKKRESAIKEKLESAKAKAKAGENEAAIAELRSVAAQKCMFPGKAKDAVKQLKKLGVNDVNAEAMPDAPNFDARLSAKIQQTMAAGLRAENAERYEEARKLYLAASRLDPNDATPLRYLGELYRHHTGEWEKARAVFERILAMPADPLSRAVALHGLGKMTIHEGDFKKGLALMEASVREFPLPLAYRNLAVYWNSEGDRAKADHYTREALKLDPNEPFNVVFAAAFLAGNGHGEEALKIAREHGSLLPASYNLAAIYAQLGQKEKALALLKRHFFEYERYQAVRSKEMMEARVDAVFASLFRDPAFVELTKGADGMLAEPMAKPAGN; encoded by the coding sequence ATGCAACGCACGCTCGCGGCCGTCATGACCTTCCTGCTGCTCGCCTCGCAGAGCTGGGCGACGTGCGGCGGAGGCGGCGGAGGGGGCACGGGCGGGATGTCGCGCGGCGGCATCGACCCGAGCCTCGCGCCCGCGACGTACCAGGTGCCGTGGCGTCTGGTCGAGCCCAAAGACGTTCCCAAGGACGGCCTCGTCGTGTACTGGTTCCCGACCGGCGACCTCGAGCTGCGCAACTCCAGCCTGCGTGAGTCGCGTCTGCTTTCGCTTTACGCGCAGCAGTGCGTGACGATGGGCGTGGTCGACGTGCGCAACGAGATCGGGGCGAAGTACGTGATGAAGGGCACGCTGCCGGTCGTGGTGCTGGTGCAGGCTTCCGACGGCGCGGAGCTCGACCGGCTGGAAAACACCGAGGGCAAACTGAAGGTGGGCGACGTCGAGAAGCTGGTCGAGAAGGAAGTGAAGAAGCGGGAATCGGCGATCAAAGAGAAGCTGGAGAGCGCCAAGGCGAAGGCGAAGGCGGGCGAGAACGAGGCGGCCATCGCCGAGTTGCGTTCGGTCGCGGCACAGAAGTGCATGTTCCCCGGCAAGGCCAAGGACGCGGTGAAGCAACTGAAGAAGCTGGGCGTGAACGACGTGAATGCCGAGGCGATGCCGGACGCACCGAACTTCGACGCGCGGCTCAGCGCGAAGATCCAGCAGACGATGGCCGCCGGCCTGCGCGCGGAGAACGCCGAGCGCTACGAGGAGGCGCGCAAGCTTTACCTCGCGGCCTCGCGGCTCGACCCGAATGACGCTACGCCGCTGCGCTATCTGGGCGAGCTTTACCGCCACCACACGGGCGAGTGGGAGAAAGCGCGCGCGGTGTTCGAGCGCATCCTCGCGATGCCGGCCGACCCGCTCTCGCGCGCCGTCGCGCTGCATGGACTGGGCAAGATGACCATCCACGAAGGCGACTTCAAGAAAGGGCTCGCGCTGATGGAAGCCTCGGTCCGCGAGTTCCCGCTGCCGCTGGCGTACCGCAACCTCGCGGTCTATTGGAACTCCGAAGGCGACCGCGCGAAGGCCGACCACTACACGCGCGAGGCGCTGAAGCTCGACCCGAACGAGCCGTTCAACGTCGTGTTCGCCGCGGCCTTCCTGGCGGGCAACGGGCACGGCGAGGAAGCCCTGAAGATCGCGCGCGAGCACGGGTCGCTCTTGCCCGCTTCCTATAATCTCGCCGCCATCTACGCGCAGCTCGGCCAGAAGGAGAAAGCGCTGGCGCTGCTGAAGCGACACTTCTTCGAGTACGAGCGCTACCAGGCGGTCCGCAGCAAGGAGATGATGGAAGCGCGCGTGGACGCGGTGTTCGCGTCGCTGTTCCGCGACCCGGCGTTCGTGGAGCTGACGAAGGGCGCCGACGGGATGCTGGCGGAGCCGATGGCGAAGCCGGCAGGGAACTAG
- a CDS encoding OmpA family protein — MKPRALACVLLFALLAAGQKPADKPEKKNVMAFANGAVVVSFTDQYSHAFGALNLLDGGTEMWSSEDQAKPPHEFVIELAQPYRLEAVTFDSTTAQEPSYPGISAKGVEVWVSQASAKAGFRKVAAAELPKQAVHDVPLPAGTVARWVKLVVTGNHGNANYTELTEVRATGAPVGAATTPKITGNYKTNYGDLNLSSTGGRITGCYYEGSGVVNGASDGRNINFEWRQPGRRGTAVMVLSSAGALNGYWFENGARQGVWFGERLSDTPKSCARAASVKESLDASGRAVLYGVHFDSDSAQLRADSAPTLSDVVAALKAQPALKLRVEGHTDSTNTDAYNLDLSKRRAQAVVAWLVGKGIDGRRLTAEGFGKAKPVADNGTAQGRALNRRVEVVAIQ, encoded by the coding sequence ATGAAGCCACGCGCGCTCGCCTGCGTGCTGTTGTTCGCGCTCCTTGCCGCCGGCCAGAAGCCAGCGGATAAGCCGGAGAAGAAGAACGTGATGGCGTTCGCCAACGGGGCGGTCGTGGTGTCGTTCACCGACCAGTACAGCCACGCCTTCGGCGCGCTCAACCTGCTGGACGGCGGCACCGAGATGTGGTCGTCGGAAGACCAGGCGAAGCCGCCGCATGAGTTTGTCATCGAGCTAGCGCAGCCGTATCGCCTCGAGGCGGTCACGTTCGACAGCACGACCGCGCAGGAGCCGAGCTACCCGGGGATCTCGGCCAAGGGGGTCGAGGTCTGGGTGTCGCAGGCGTCCGCAAAGGCGGGGTTCCGCAAGGTCGCGGCCGCCGAGCTGCCGAAGCAGGCGGTGCACGACGTCCCGCTGCCCGCCGGCACGGTGGCGCGCTGGGTGAAGCTGGTCGTGACCGGCAACCACGGCAACGCGAACTACACCGAGCTCACGGAAGTACGGGCGACCGGCGCGCCGGTGGGGGCCGCGACGACGCCGAAGATCACGGGCAACTACAAGACCAACTACGGCGACTTGAACCTGAGCAGCACGGGAGGCCGCATCACCGGCTGCTACTACGAGGGCAGCGGGGTGGTGAACGGCGCCAGCGACGGCCGCAACATCAACTTCGAATGGCGGCAGCCCGGGCGCAGGGGGACCGCGGTGATGGTGCTCTCTTCCGCCGGCGCGCTCAACGGCTACTGGTTCGAGAACGGCGCGCGGCAAGGCGTGTGGTTCGGCGAGCGGCTGAGCGACACACCGAAGTCGTGCGCGCGCGCCGCCAGCGTGAAGGAATCGCTGGACGCCTCCGGGCGCGCCGTGCTCTATGGCGTGCACTTCGACTCCGACTCCGCCCAGCTGCGCGCCGATTCCGCTCCCACGCTCAGCGATGTGGTCGCTGCTCTGAAGGCGCAGCCCGCGTTGAAGCTGCGGGTCGAGGGCCACACGGACTCGACCAACACCGACGCCTACAACCTCGACCTCTCCAAGCGGCGCGCGCAGGCGGTGGTCGCGTGGCTGGTGGGGAAGGGCATCGACGGGCGGCGGCTCACGGCCGAGGGCTTCGGCAAGGCCAAGCCGGTGGCGGACAACGGCACGGCGCAAGGGCGCGCGCTCAACCGCCGCGTCGAGGTGGTCGCGATCCAGTAG
- a CDS encoding radical SAM protein: MKPKDLAKAGLRILTGSVPLLSIEITRECPLSCPGCYAYGDSHLGGGVTLSELKDYRGDELVEGVIALVRKHRPLHVSLVGGEPLVRHRELSRILPALSAMGVWTMVVTSAVIPIPLEWKSIPQVVVTISVDGLPHHHDVRRKPATYQKILENIAGRRVNVHLTITQPMLESEGYLAEYLAFWSRQPEVNRIWLSTYTPQRGERAAEMLTESGRARLVRELPELRHRFPKLLAHADTGEALLRPPAKPEECTFARMSVNYSADLATRVEPCIFGGDPDCSQCGCAISTGLHAIQPMRMVGPVRLRHLVRASAFVGRFVNRLRGIAIPRWEKRVPPKPAPVLYMPEPPTKQKAAASGQSASRQSSLQ; the protein is encoded by the coding sequence GTGAAACCCAAAGACCTAGCGAAGGCAGGCCTGCGCATTTTGACGGGCAGCGTCCCGTTGTTGTCGATCGAGATCACGCGCGAATGCCCGCTGTCGTGCCCCGGCTGCTACGCCTACGGTGACTCGCACCTGGGCGGCGGGGTCACGCTCTCCGAGCTGAAGGACTATCGCGGCGACGAACTGGTGGAGGGCGTGATCGCGCTGGTGCGCAAGCATCGCCCGCTGCACGTCTCGCTGGTAGGCGGCGAGCCGCTGGTGCGGCATCGCGAGCTGAGCCGCATCCTGCCGGCGCTGAGCGCGATGGGAGTGTGGACGATGGTCGTCACCAGCGCCGTGATCCCCATCCCGCTGGAGTGGAAGAGCATTCCGCAGGTGGTGGTGACGATCTCGGTGGACGGCCTGCCGCACCACCACGACGTGCGCCGCAAGCCCGCGACGTACCAGAAGATCCTGGAGAACATCGCGGGGCGGCGCGTGAACGTGCACCTGACCATCACGCAGCCGATGCTCGAATCGGAGGGCTACCTGGCCGAGTACCTTGCCTTCTGGAGCCGGCAGCCGGAGGTCAACCGCATCTGGCTCAGCACCTACACGCCGCAGCGCGGCGAGCGCGCGGCGGAGATGCTCACGGAGAGCGGGCGCGCGCGGCTGGTGCGCGAGCTTCCCGAGCTGCGCCACCGTTTCCCGAAGCTGCTGGCGCACGCGGACACGGGGGAAGCCCTGCTGCGCCCGCCGGCGAAGCCGGAAGAGTGCACGTTCGCGCGCATGTCGGTGAACTACTCGGCCGACCTGGCCACGCGGGTGGAGCCGTGCATCTTCGGCGGCGATCCGGATTGCAGCCAGTGCGGCTGCGCCATCTCGACGGGACTGCACGCCATCCAGCCGATGCGAATGGTCGGGCCGGTGCGCCTGCGGCACCTGGTGCGGGCCTCGGCCTTCGTAGGGAGGTTCGTGAACCGGTTGCGAGGGATCGCGATCCCGCGCTGGGAGAAGCGCGTGCCGCCTAA
- the hemH gene encoding ferrochelatase — translation MPEDKRRIGVVLFQLGGPDSLAAIEPFLFNLFCDPDIIDFPFARLGRKPLAKLISTTRAKKVQHHYQVIGGCSPIRRHTERQAEALAAELSAYGLDATCVVAMRYWHPFTQEAIDQLAAAGVDEVVLLPMYPQYSTTTIGSSLNEWERRWFSTIPTHLVREFYSYPGYLDAVCEKIDQTLARFPDPRAAELVFSAHSVPVAVIEKGDPYQRQIEETVALVMRRGGWPNPHRLCYQSKVGASKWLQPPLRTTIREMAEQKIQDLCVVPIAFVSDHVETLGEIDHEAREMAMRLGIRQFEMTPGLNDSPAFIRALAGLVLQKLSTVVVRKREEESLVAAD, via the coding sequence ATGCCTGAAGACAAGCGTCGGATCGGCGTAGTGCTCTTTCAGCTCGGTGGGCCGGATAGTCTGGCGGCCATCGAGCCTTTCCTTTTCAATCTCTTCTGCGATCCCGACATCATCGATTTCCCGTTCGCGCGCCTCGGGCGCAAGCCGCTCGCCAAGCTCATCTCCACCACCCGTGCGAAAAAAGTACAGCATCATTACCAGGTCATCGGCGGCTGCTCGCCCATCCGGCGCCACACCGAGCGCCAGGCGGAGGCGCTCGCGGCCGAGCTGAGCGCCTATGGTCTCGACGCGACCTGCGTCGTCGCCATGCGCTACTGGCATCCCTTCACCCAGGAAGCCATCGACCAGCTCGCGGCCGCCGGCGTGGACGAGGTCGTACTGCTCCCGATGTACCCGCAGTACTCGACCACGACCATCGGCAGCAGCCTGAACGAGTGGGAGCGCCGCTGGTTCTCGACCATCCCGACGCACCTGGTGCGCGAGTTCTATTCGTACCCGGGCTACCTCGACGCTGTCTGCGAGAAGATCGACCAGACGCTGGCGCGCTTCCCTGACCCGCGCGCCGCCGAGCTCGTCTTCAGCGCGCACAGCGTTCCGGTCGCGGTCATCGAGAAAGGCGACCCCTACCAGCGGCAGATCGAGGAGACGGTCGCGCTCGTGATGCGGCGTGGCGGCTGGCCCAACCCGCACCGCCTCTGCTACCAGTCGAAGGTCGGCGCCAGCAAGTGGCTGCAGCCCCCGCTGCGCACCACCATCCGCGAGATGGCGGAGCAGAAGATCCAGGACCTGTGCGTGGTTCCCATCGCGTTCGTCTCCGACCACGTCGAAACCCTCGGCGAGATCGACCACGAGGCGCGCGAGATGGCCATGCGGCTCGGCATTCGGCAGTTCGAGATGACCCCCGGCCTCAACGATTCGCCGGCGTTCATCCGGGCGCTCGCCGGCCTGGTGCTGCAGAAGCTGTCCACCGTAGTAGTCCGAAAGCGTGAAGAAGAGTCTCTGGTAGCCGCGGATTAG
- a CDS encoding Rieske 2Fe-2S domain-containing protein, whose translation MADEKPVGPISSSRLSAENAYRKRQGLPPLTMEEYVAQLSGAAPATTPAGSQTKAATPPAAPQAPASANVPAPTNAPPAPAGEVKKLSPSRFASENAYRKKMGLPLLTPEEAGLAPAGETPAAPAAPAAPSAAKPAAPAAPRAAAPAGPTQPPPSAAATVARGATANRYVGTPAVGTSKAAQSGGVASTGPRNTEIDQTRRRLVWASVAAFLGAWLLAFFRFFLPRTLFEPSTVFKIGYPSDYGIGVDTKWQAQYRIWVDRTPDRLFVIYARCTHLGCTPDWKPAENKFKCPCHGSGYDSEGVNFEGPAPRPMDRAHVELDPTGQIVVDTSRLFMWPKGVPYEQSDFNKENAFLSV comes from the coding sequence ATGGCTGACGAGAAACCAGTAGGTCCGATCAGCAGTTCGCGCTTGTCGGCGGAGAACGCCTACCGCAAGCGGCAGGGACTGCCTCCCCTCACGATGGAGGAGTACGTCGCGCAGTTGAGCGGCGCCGCGCCGGCCACCACGCCGGCCGGCAGCCAGACCAAGGCGGCGACGCCTCCCGCTGCGCCGCAAGCGCCCGCCTCCGCCAACGTCCCCGCGCCCACCAACGCTCCGCCCGCTCCCGCGGGCGAAGTGAAGAAGCTCTCGCCTTCTCGCTTCGCGTCCGAGAATGCCTATAGAAAGAAGATGGGCCTGCCGCTGCTGACGCCGGAAGAAGCCGGCCTCGCGCCGGCCGGCGAAACGCCCGCGGCTCCGGCCGCGCCCGCTGCACCGTCGGCCGCAAAGCCGGCCGCGCCTGCGGCGCCCCGCGCCGCCGCTCCCGCGGGTCCCACGCAGCCGCCGCCGAGCGCGGCGGCCACCGTCGCTCGCGGCGCCACCGCGAATCGCTACGTCGGCACGCCGGCCGTCGGCACTTCCAAAGCCGCGCAGTCCGGCGGCGTCGCTTCCACCGGCCCCCGCAACACCGAGATCGACCAGACCCGCCGCCGCCTCGTCTGGGCGTCGGTCGCCGCGTTCCTGGGCGCGTGGCTGCTCGCGTTCTTCCGCTTCTTCCTGCCCCGCACGCTGTTCGAGCCCAGCACCGTCTTCAAGATCGGCTATCCCTCCGACTACGGCATCGGCGTCGACACCAAGTGGCAGGCGCAGTACCGCATCTGGGTGGACCGCACGCCCGACCGCCTGTTCGTCATCTACGCGCGCTGCACGCACCTGGGCTGCACGCCCGACTGGAAGCCGGCCGAGAACAAGTTCAAATGCCCGTGCCACGGCTCGGGTTACGACTCCGAAGGCGTGAACTTCGAGGGCCCCGCGCCGCGCCCCATGGACCGCGCACACGTCGAGCTCGATCCCACCGGGCAGATCGTCGTCGACACCAGCCGCCTCTTCATGTGGCCGAAGGGCGTCCCCTACGAGCAAAGCGACTTCAACAAAGAGAACGCGTTCCTCTCGGTATAA
- the cyoE gene encoding heme o synthase produces MSTVAVARPRPASVVTDFAELFKARVTSLVMMTAWCGCYMAAAKAGISSLSWNVLNAVLGIGLVAGGTAALNEVLEHEADALMLRTNRRPLPMKRMAVWHAAALGLLATLGGVLYLALAGNLLTAALALATSAVYLGVYTPLKKVSPISTFLGAFPGAMPGLLGWTALRGRLEWEGLALFAIVWVWQFPHFHSIAWLYSEDYRRAGIRMLPVVDDTGRRTVRQVVFYSLLLIPVTLAPSFLGMSGNVYLVGAFLLGVASLCVAARLGRNGSTPSAPESKAAARQLLLATVLYLPALFALMMLDVR; encoded by the coding sequence ATGAGCACCGTGGCAGTCGCGCGTCCGCGTCCCGCGTCGGTCGTCACCGACTTCGCCGAGCTGTTCAAGGCGCGCGTGACCTCGCTCGTCATGATGACGGCATGGTGCGGCTGCTATATGGCCGCGGCGAAAGCCGGCATCTCTTCCCTTTCCTGGAACGTGCTGAACGCCGTGCTCGGCATCGGGCTGGTCGCCGGCGGCACCGCCGCGCTCAACGAAGTCCTCGAGCACGAAGCCGACGCGCTCATGCTGCGCACCAACCGCCGCCCGCTCCCGATGAAGCGCATGGCCGTGTGGCACGCCGCCGCGCTCGGACTGCTGGCGACGCTCGGCGGGGTCCTCTATCTCGCGCTCGCCGGCAACCTGCTGACCGCGGCGCTCGCGCTGGCGACCTCGGCGGTCTACCTCGGCGTCTACACGCCCCTCAAGAAAGTTTCTCCCATCTCGACCTTCCTCGGCGCCTTCCCCGGAGCGATGCCCGGCCTGCTCGGCTGGACCGCCCTGCGCGGCCGCCTGGAGTGGGAAGGGCTGGCGCTGTTCGCCATCGTGTGGGTGTGGCAGTTCCCGCACTTCCATTCCATCGCGTGGCTGTACTCGGAAGACTATCGGCGCGCCGGCATCCGCATGTTGCCGGTGGTCGACGACACCGGCCGCCGCACCGTGCGCCAGGTCGTCTTCTATTCCCTGCTGCTCATCCCCGTGACGCTCGCGCCCTCGTTCCTTGGGATGTCGGGCAATGTGTACCTGGTCGGCGCGTTCCTGCTGGGCGTGGCTTCGCTGTGCGTCGCCGCCCGGCTTGGGCGCAACGGTAGTACGCCCTCCGCGCCGGAGTCGAAGGCGGCCGCCCGCCAGCTCTTGCTCGCCACCGTCCTTTACCTGCCCGCGCTCTTTGCCCTGATGATGCTCGACGTGCGCTGA